One segment of Stenotrophomonas sp. SAU14A_NAIMI4_8 DNA contains the following:
- a CDS encoding DUF6122 family protein, producing MSARAIFHLFLHAAVPALLAWLFWRKRFASAWLLMLLGWIIDLDHLLADPIYAPNRCSIGFHPLHTAPAIAVYAGLCVPKKTRLVGIGLVIHIVLDAIDCWWMHHR from the coding sequence ATGAGCGCGCGCGCGATCTTCCACCTGTTCCTGCATGCCGCCGTGCCAGCCCTGCTGGCATGGCTGTTCTGGCGCAAGCGCTTTGCCTCGGCGTGGCTGTTGATGCTGCTGGGCTGGATCATCGACCTGGACCATCTGCTGGCCGACCCGATCTACGCGCCGAACCGCTGCAGCATTGGTTTCCACCCGCTGCACACTGCACCGGCCATTGCGGTGTATGCCGGGCTGTGCGTGCCGAAGAAAACCCGGCTGGTGGGTATCGGGTTGGTGATCCACATCGTGCTGGACGCCATTGATTGCTGGTGGATGCACCACCGCTGA
- the speA gene encoding arginine decarboxylase: MTDWSLDQARKTYSIPHWADGYFDVDQAGHMVVRPTGADGPVVSLPKVVDAAREGGAKLPLLVRFPDILGQRLGKLQAAFAQAQQDWDYTGGYTAVYPIKVNQHRGVAGTLASHHGEGFGLEAGSKPELMAVLALSRPGGLIVCNGYKDREYIRLALIGRKLGLQTFIVIEKPSELKLVLEESKALDVKPGLGVRMRLASLGAGKWQNSGGDKAKFGLSPRQLLDLWKSLRDTEYADCLSLLHFHMGSQISNVRDIANGMREATRYFVELSQLGAKITHVDVGGGLGVDYEGTRSRSFCSINYGLHSYASNIVQPLANACEEHGLTPPRIVTECGRAMTAHHAVLIANVSEVEQAQEGRVPDAHDDEPASIRHLREIHEELDVRPAVELFQEAQHFHAEGLASYALGQIDLPQRARIDDLFYAIAHGVRARLSYDEKSHRPALDELNERLVDKYFVNFSVFESIPDAWAIDQVFPIVPIERLDETPDRRGIIADMTCDSDGMVKTYVENESLDTSLPLHAIKHGESYRIGFFMVGAYQEILGDIHNLFGDTDAVEVVADADGYAITQQRRGDTTDVMLDYVGYKLDDLRAAYAQRVAAADLSPERAQELSEALEAGLTGYTYLSDEPLV; the protein is encoded by the coding sequence ATGACCGATTGGTCCCTCGACCAAGCCCGCAAGACCTACTCGATCCCGCATTGGGCGGATGGTTACTTCGATGTGGATCAGGCCGGGCACATGGTGGTGAGACCGACCGGGGCGGACGGCCCGGTGGTATCGCTGCCCAAGGTGGTGGACGCCGCGCGTGAAGGCGGCGCCAAGCTGCCGCTGCTGGTGCGCTTCCCGGACATCCTGGGCCAGCGCCTGGGCAAGCTGCAGGCGGCCTTCGCCCAGGCCCAGCAGGACTGGGACTACACCGGCGGCTACACCGCCGTGTACCCGATCAAGGTGAACCAGCACCGCGGCGTGGCCGGTACCCTGGCCAGCCACCACGGTGAAGGCTTCGGCCTGGAAGCGGGCAGCAAGCCCGAACTGATGGCCGTGCTGGCGCTGTCGCGCCCGGGTGGCCTGATCGTCTGCAACGGCTACAAGGACCGCGAGTACATCCGCCTGGCTCTGATCGGCCGCAAGCTGGGCCTGCAGACCTTCATCGTGATCGAGAAGCCGTCCGAGCTGAAGCTGGTGCTGGAGGAATCCAAGGCACTGGACGTGAAGCCGGGCCTGGGCGTGCGCATGCGCCTGGCCTCGCTGGGCGCCGGCAAGTGGCAGAACAGCGGTGGCGACAAGGCCAAGTTCGGCCTGTCCCCGCGCCAGCTGCTGGACCTGTGGAAGTCGCTGCGCGATACCGAATACGCCGACTGCCTGAGCCTGCTGCACTTCCACATGGGCTCGCAGATTTCCAACGTGCGCGACATCGCCAACGGCATGCGCGAAGCCACCCGCTACTTCGTCGAGCTGTCGCAGCTGGGCGCGAAGATCACCCACGTGGACGTGGGTGGCGGCCTGGGCGTGGATTACGAAGGCACCCGTTCGCGCAGCTTCTGCTCGATCAACTACGGCCTGCATTCCTACGCCAGCAACATCGTGCAGCCGCTGGCCAATGCCTGCGAAGAACACGGCCTGACCCCGCCGCGCATCGTGACCGAGTGCGGCCGCGCGATGACCGCGCACCACGCGGTGCTGATCGCCAACGTGTCTGAAGTGGAGCAGGCGCAGGAAGGCCGCGTGCCCGACGCACACGACGACGAGCCGGCCTCGATCCGCCACCTGCGCGAGATCCACGAGGAACTGGACGTGCGCCCGGCGGTGGAACTGTTCCAGGAAGCGCAGCATTTCCATGCCGAAGGCCTGGCCAGCTACGCGCTGGGCCAGATCGACCTGCCGCAGCGTGCGCGCATCGACGATCTGTTCTACGCCATCGCCCATGGCGTGCGTGCGCGCCTGAGCTACGACGAAAAGAGCCATCGCCCGGCGCTGGATGAACTGAACGAGCGGCTGGTGGACAAGTACTTCGTCAACTTCAGCGTGTTCGAATCGATTCCCGATGCCTGGGCGATCGACCAGGTGTTCCCGATCGTGCCGATCGAGCGCCTGGACGAAACCCCGGACCGCCGCGGCATCATCGCCGACATGACCTGCGATTCGGACGGCATGGTGAAGACCTATGTCGAGAACGAAAGCCTGGACACCTCGCTGCCGCTGCACGCGATCAAGCACGGCGAAAGCTATCGCATCGGTTTCTTCATGGTGGGTGCCTACCAGGAAATCCTGGGCGACATCCACAACCTGTTCGGCGACACCGACGCGGTGGAAGTGGTGGCCGATGCCGATGGCTACGCGATCACCCAGCAGCGCCGCGGTGATACCACCGACGTGATGCTGGACTACGTCGGCTACAAGCTGGACGACCTGCGTGCGGCCTACGCCCAGCGCGTGGCTGCGGCCGATCTGTCGCCGGAGCGTGCGCAGGAACTGTCCGAAGCGCTGGAAGCGGGCCTGACCGGCTACACCTACCTGTCCGACGAACCGCTGGTCTGA
- the speE gene encoding polyamine aminopropyltransferase has protein sequence MTDSSNWYIEHFERTGSAIGYRITGKLDEVQSPFQKIEIFQTTDWGNLMTIDGAIMLTSKDNFFYHEMISHPVLFTHAAPKRVVIIGGGDCGTLREVLKHSGVESVTQCDIDEQVTVMARKHFPELCDSNDDARAELLFDDGVAYMANCPAGSVDVVIVDSTDPVGPGEGLFNKAFYESCFKALKDDGILVQQSESPLMQLELINEMRTEMGKAGFGSFKTLPFPQPCYPTGWWSVTMARKGESGFDFRQADSAAKTFNTLYYTAALHTGVLVTPPFVQAALKG, from the coding sequence ATGACTGACAGCAGCAACTGGTACATCGAACACTTCGAACGCACTGGCTCGGCCATCGGCTACCGCATCACCGGCAAGCTGGACGAAGTGCAGTCGCCGTTCCAGAAGATCGAAATCTTCCAGACCACCGACTGGGGCAACCTGATGACCATCGACGGGGCCATCATGCTGACCAGCAAGGACAACTTCTTCTACCACGAGATGATCAGCCACCCGGTGCTGTTCACCCACGCCGCGCCCAAGCGCGTGGTCATCATCGGTGGCGGCGACTGCGGCACCCTGCGCGAAGTGCTCAAGCACAGCGGCGTGGAGAGCGTGACCCAGTGCGATATCGACGAGCAGGTCACCGTGATGGCGCGCAAGCACTTCCCGGAACTGTGCGATTCCAACGATGACGCCCGTGCCGAACTGCTGTTCGACGACGGCGTGGCCTACATGGCCAACTGCCCGGCCGGCAGCGTGGACGTGGTGATCGTCGATTCCACCGACCCGGTGGGCCCGGGCGAAGGTCTGTTCAACAAGGCCTTCTACGAAAGCTGCTTCAAGGCCCTGAAGGACGACGGCATCCTGGTGCAGCAGTCCGAATCGCCGCTGATGCAGCTGGAGCTGATCAACGAAATGCGCACGGAAATGGGCAAGGCCGGCTTCGGCTCGTTCAAGACCCTGCCGTTCCCGCAGCCGTGCTACCCCACCGGCTGGTGGAGCGTGACCATGGCCCGCAAGGGCGAGAGTGGCTTCGACTTCCGCCAGGCCGATTCGGCCGCCAAGACCTTCAACACCCTGTACTACACCGCCGCGCTGCACACCGGCGTGCTGGTGACCCCACCGTTCGTGCAGGCCGCACTGAAGGGTTGA
- a CDS encoding aspartyl/asparaginyl beta-hydroxylase domain-containing protein has product MIKIVLAALFVACVLYIHFRGKVRARWSRQLLDHSSFMAPINVIMYLFSKVPTTPFLDPGKELPQLEPLRQNWQVIRDEALALRDAQKIAASSSYNDAGFNSFFRRGWKRFYLKWYGPSHPSAKAMCPKTVALIESIPDVRAAMFAQLPPGSELRPHRDPFAGSLRLHLGLSTPNDDGCYIVVDGVKKSWRDGEWMMFDETYIHHAHNETDQDRVILFCDIARPLRFGLPGLFNRAVAATLLAGGASPNLPGDPTGGVNKAFGGLYKVRLKAKALRERSVVAYQVIKWGLVVAVIAGIWAI; this is encoded by the coding sequence ATCATCAAGATTGTCCTGGCAGCGCTGTTCGTGGCCTGCGTGCTGTACATCCATTTCCGCGGCAAGGTCCGCGCGCGCTGGTCGCGCCAGTTGCTGGACCATTCCAGCTTCATGGCCCCGATCAACGTGATCATGTACCTGTTCTCGAAGGTGCCGACCACGCCGTTCCTGGACCCGGGCAAGGAGCTGCCGCAGCTGGAACCGCTGCGCCAGAACTGGCAGGTGATCCGCGATGAGGCGCTGGCGCTGCGCGATGCGCAGAAGATCGCCGCCTCCAGCAGCTACAACGATGCCGGCTTCAATTCGTTCTTCCGCCGTGGCTGGAAGCGCTTCTACCTGAAGTGGTACGGCCCGTCGCACCCGTCGGCCAAGGCCATGTGCCCGAAGACCGTGGCGCTGATCGAATCGATTCCCGATGTGCGTGCGGCGATGTTCGCGCAGCTGCCGCCGGGCAGCGAACTGCGCCCGCACCGCGACCCGTTCGCCGGTTCGCTGCGCCTGCACCTGGGCCTGAGCACACCCAACGACGATGGCTGCTACATCGTGGTGGACGGGGTGAAGAAGAGCTGGCGCGATGGCGAGTGGATGATGTTCGACGAGACCTACATCCACCATGCGCACAACGAGACCGACCAGGACCGCGTGATTCTGTTCTGCGATATCGCCCGCCCGCTGCGCTTCGGCCTGCCGGGCCTGTTCAATCGCGCCGTGGCGGCTACCCTGCTGGCCGGCGGTGCATCGCCGAACCTGCCCGGCGACCCGACCGGTGGCGTGAACAAGGCCTTCGGTGGCCTGTACAAGGTGCGCCTGAAGGCCAAGGCACTGCGCGAACGCAGCGTGGTGGCCTACCAGGTGATCAAGTGGGGCCTGGTGGTGGCGGTGATTGCCGGTATCTGGGCGATCTGA
- a CDS encoding alpha/beta hydrolase — MPAVAPPDYPALSARYADFFPGQPTATPRREAFRWAGGTLRLDRHGPRQAPLTVVLVHGAGGYGRMFAPLAAALADAGHEVLAPDLPGYGLSPAHWAQVDYAAWKRALLALIDAEHTQRARPIALLGASIGGYLAYLVAAESPWVRGLAATTLADPRDPVVQAALVRQPWMRALLPTLRPLSRLTRGLRVPVRWFTHMQRMSRDPALTALVCTDPLGGGNRVPVGLLASLFGTAPALEPEQFQRCPVLMLHPACDDWTPVAISDRFYQRLAAPKQRVLLDGCGHFPVEQPGLDQLRDALLPFLQRIDR; from the coding sequence ATGCCTGCCGTTGCGCCCCCCGATTACCCCGCCCTGAGTGCCCGCTACGCGGATTTCTTCCCCGGCCAGCCGACTGCCACACCGCGCAGGGAAGCCTTCCGCTGGGCCGGTGGCACGCTGCGCCTGGACCGTCACGGCCCGCGCCAGGCGCCGCTGACGGTGGTGCTGGTACATGGCGCCGGCGGCTACGGCCGCATGTTCGCGCCGCTGGCCGCCGCACTGGCCGACGCCGGCCATGAAGTGCTGGCGCCGGATCTGCCCGGCTACGGCCTGAGCCCGGCGCACTGGGCACAGGTGGACTACGCGGCCTGGAAGCGCGCCCTGCTGGCGCTGATCGACGCCGAGCACACCCAGCGCGCGCGCCCGATCGCACTGCTGGGCGCCAGCATCGGCGGCTATCTGGCGTATCTGGTGGCGGCCGAATCGCCGTGGGTGCGCGGTCTTGCCGCCACCACGCTGGCCGACCCGCGCGACCCGGTGGTGCAGGCCGCGCTGGTGCGGCAGCCGTGGATGCGCGCCCTGCTGCCTACCCTGCGGCCTCTCAGCCGGCTGACCCGTGGCCTGCGGGTACCGGTGCGCTGGTTCACCCACATGCAGCGCATGTCGCGCGACCCCGCCCTGACTGCCCTGGTCTGCACCGATCCGCTGGGCGGCGGCAACCGGGTGCCGGTCGGCCTGCTGGCCTCGCTGTTCGGCACCGCCCCGGCACTGGAACCCGAGCAGTTCCAGCGCTGCCCCGTGCTGATGCTGCACCCGGCCTGCGACGACTGGACCCCGGTGGCCATCAGCGACCGCTTCTACCAGCGACTGGCCGCGCCCAAGCAGCGCGTGCTGTTGGACGGCTGCGGCCACTTCCCGGTGGAACAACCGGGGCTGGACCAGCTGCGCGATGCGCTGTTGCCGTTCCTGCAACGTATTGATAGGTAA
- a CDS encoding RIO1 family regulatory kinase/ATPase — protein sequence MTLSASPSPSCGDDAVAPLLLKRGDRFLAPDVYRTCMDGRPAVVKDYSRYRGTPVSLIARLMVRREARMLQRLGGWKHAPALLGTLGGLALGMEFIPGQTLSTAQAVGNDVFEQLQHALSRLHAAGITHNDLHGTNVVVSAGVPVLLDFTSAWRVPRWLRRNPLSRQLSRSDMKNLLKMRQRVTGQAPSAAQAALVADPGWVSAVRQSWKRFYKWAKQR from the coding sequence ATGACCCTCTCTGCCTCCCCCTCCCCGTCCTGCGGCGATGACGCCGTGGCCCCGCTGCTGCTCAAGCGCGGCGATCGTTTCCTGGCCCCGGACGTCTACCGCACCTGCATGGACGGCCGTCCGGCCGTAGTGAAGGACTATTCCCGCTACCGTGGCACGCCGGTTTCGCTGATCGCGCGCCTGATGGTGCGCCGCGAAGCGCGCATGCTGCAGCGCCTGGGTGGCTGGAAGCACGCCCCGGCCCTGCTGGGCACCCTGGGTGGCCTGGCGCTGGGCATGGAATTCATTCCCGGCCAGACCCTGAGCACCGCCCAGGCGGTGGGCAACGACGTGTTCGAACAGCTGCAGCACGCCCTCAGCCGCCTGCACGCCGCCGGTATCACCCACAACGACCTGCACGGCACGAATGTAGTTGTGAGCGCCGGCGTGCCGGTGCTGCTGGATTTCACCTCGGCCTGGCGCGTACCGCGCTGGCTGCGCCGCAACCCGCTCAGCCGTCAGCTCAGCCGCAGCGACATGAAGAACCTGCTGAAGATGCGCCAGCGCGTGACCGGCCAGGCCCCGAGCGCCGCACAGGCTGCCCTGGTAGCCGACCCGGGCTGGGTGTCCGCCGTGCGCCAGAGCTGGAAGCGGTTCTACAAGTGGGCCAAGCAGCGTTAA
- a CDS encoding trypsin-like serine protease gives MRRWLLLALATLPFTAGAIVIRSDVDDSAYRVPASEFPALADLPGEGHGVLIAPRWVVTAAHAAPMEGMDAEVQINGHPYRVERVFVHPGYRRMPDALGQAALASGNPGPIHAFLAASDDIALIQLAAPVSEVAPVRLYRGQDEAGKIATLVGKGATGTGMTGLAPGGSHRGVLRRAENAVTGGNDRYLWYRFDGPGGGLPLEGVLGSGDSGGPLMIRDAQGWQLIGLGSWITAVPEHALEAGYYGQVVHNVRISRYADWIDRVLRTAP, from the coding sequence ATGCGCCGCTGGCTCCTACTCGCCCTGGCTACCCTGCCCTTCACCGCCGGCGCCATCGTCATCCGCAGCGATGTGGATGACAGCGCCTACCGCGTACCGGCCTCCGAATTCCCGGCCCTGGCCGACCTGCCCGGCGAGGGCCACGGCGTCCTGATCGCGCCGCGCTGGGTAGTGACCGCCGCACACGCCGCGCCCATGGAAGGCATGGACGCCGAGGTTCAGATCAACGGTCACCCGTACCGTGTCGAGCGCGTGTTCGTGCATCCCGGTTACCGGCGCATGCCCGATGCGCTTGGCCAGGCGGCGCTGGCGTCAGGCAACCCAGGCCCCATCCATGCCTTCCTCGCCGCCTCCGATGACATCGCCCTGATCCAGCTGGCCGCACCGGTCAGCGAGGTTGCGCCGGTTCGCCTCTATCGCGGCCAGGACGAAGCGGGAAAGATCGCTACCCTGGTCGGCAAGGGCGCCACGGGCACCGGCATGACCGGGCTGGCGCCGGGTGGATCGCACCGCGGGGTATTGCGCCGCGCGGAAAACGCGGTGACCGGCGGCAATGATCGTTATCTCTGGTATCGATTCGACGGCCCCGGCGGCGGCCTGCCGCTGGAAGGCGTGCTCGGCAGCGGTGACAGCGGCGGGCCATTGATGATCCGCGACGCTCAGGGCTGGCAGCTGATCGGCTTGGGTTCGTGGATCACCGCAGTGCCCGAGCATGCGCTTGAAGCCGGCTACTACGGGCAGGTGGTGCACAACGTGCGCATTTCGCGCTATGCCGACTGGATCGACCGCGTGCTGCGCACCGCCCCGTAG
- a CDS encoding P-II family nitrogen regulator encodes MKMVMAVIKPFKLDDVREALAERGVTGITVTEVKGFGRQKGHTELYRGAEYVVDFLPKVKLEVAVTDDQVEAVVESIVKAAGTGKIGDGKVFVYDLGSVVRIRTGELDADAL; translated from the coding sequence ATGAAGATGGTCATGGCGGTAATCAAGCCGTTCAAGCTCGACGACGTGCGCGAAGCGCTGGCCGAGCGCGGGGTGACCGGCATTACGGTAACCGAGGTGAAGGGCTTTGGTCGGCAGAAGGGCCATACCGAGCTGTATCGCGGCGCCGAGTACGTGGTCGATTTCCTGCCGAAGGTGAAGCTGGAAGTGGCGGTGACCGACGACCAGGTGGAGGCCGTGGTGGAATCGATCGTGAAGGCGGCGGGCACCGGCAAGATCGGCGACGGTAAGGTGTTTGTGTACGACTTGGGCAGCGTGGTGCGTATTCGTACGGGTGAACTGGACGCTGACGCGCTGTAA
- a CDS encoding accessory factor UbiK family protein, giving the protein MIDLNQLDDLARRLSDLVPPGLRESREELQATFKSALQAGLAKLDLVTREEFEVQRAVLLKTREKLDALEATVRELEGRGSAE; this is encoded by the coding sequence ATGATCGACCTGAACCAACTGGATGACCTTGCCCGCCGCCTGAGCGACTTGGTGCCGCCGGGCCTGCGCGAATCGCGCGAGGAACTGCAGGCCACCTTCAAGAGCGCGCTGCAGGCCGGCCTGGCCAAGCTGGACCTGGTGACCCGCGAAGAGTTTGAAGTGCAGCGTGCGGTGCTGTTGAAGACCCGCGAGAAGCTGGATGCGCTGGAAGCCACGGTGCGCGAACTGGAAGGGCGCGGCAGCGCGGAGTAA
- a CDS encoding cold-shock protein, protein MKRNAFTAVAACIALFGTVWAAWPAPASEQVWSYQKLQPVDYRQLHSNALAFVTVKRRQGFELRARDGGAGPVSFEILCRGVQVLDVENTAARVVIRMPGDAQMRAPDIEDLRASFVRWMTIYQNDSWLLMERAGPSWIEKRMEPGGSVAESERCLVGRHLEAR, encoded by the coding sequence ATGAAGAGGAACGCGTTTACCGCAGTTGCGGCCTGCATCGCGCTGTTCGGCACCGTGTGGGCCGCCTGGCCCGCGCCGGCCAGCGAACAGGTGTGGTCTTACCAGAAGCTGCAGCCGGTGGATTACCGCCAACTGCACAGCAATGCGCTCGCCTTCGTTACGGTGAAGAGGCGACAGGGGTTTGAGTTGCGTGCGCGCGATGGCGGCGCTGGCCCGGTGTCATTCGAGATCTTGTGCAGAGGCGTGCAGGTGCTGGACGTGGAAAACACGGCCGCGCGCGTGGTGATCCGCATGCCGGGTGATGCGCAGATGCGCGCGCCGGATATCGAGGACTTGCGCGCCAGTTTCGTGCGTTGGATGACGATCTATCAGAACGACAGCTGGTTGTTGATGGAGCGCGCGGGGCCGTCATGGATCGAGAAGAGGATGGAGCCGGGTGGGTCGGTGGCTGAGAGTGAGCGCTGTCTGGTTGGGAGGCATCTGGAGGCGCGGTAG